In a single window of the Paenibacillus sp. MMS20-IR301 genome:
- a CDS encoding NusG domain II-containing protein, translated as MKRADVLLISIVLIAALAFIVPRWLSNDADKGGPGKELVANITVDGELFKTVTLTKEEQTIEVRTDRGYNILKVHDYGIEMYDADCPDQVCLGFGFITLPKQTIVCLPHRVLVEIAGGSGEDEVDGYVQ; from the coding sequence ATGAAACGCGCAGATGTGCTGCTGATTTCTATTGTTCTGATTGCTGCGCTCGCTTTTATAGTGCCGAGGTGGCTGTCAAACGATGCTGATAAAGGCGGGCCGGGCAAAGAGCTCGTGGCGAATATAACGGTGGACGGAGAATTATTCAAAACGGTAACACTGACCAAGGAAGAACAGACGATTGAGGTCCGGACTGACCGGGGCTATAACATTCTGAAGGTGCATGATTACGGAATCGAGATGTACGATGCCGACTGTCCGGACCAGGTATGCCTCGGATTCGGGTTTATTACACTGCCCAAGCAGACCATAGTATGTCTGCCGCACCGGGTATTAGTAGAAATTGCAGGCGGGTCGGGGGAGGATGAAGTAGATGGCTATGTCCAGTAG
- a CDS encoding ATP-binding cassette domain-containing protein has translation MNDLNQENKAGGESAVIALKEVSFGYDPEHPILHNITLSIPQGQWVSIVGPNGCGKSTLVKLLNALLPKSAGEIYVCGHRLQEETTRDIRQCVGMVFQNPDNQFIGQTVEEDILFGLEGLCLSYEEMKQRLEFYTGKLGINHLLSKHPGELSGGQKQRVAIASILAMKPGIVIFDEASSMLDEGSRNELMAILQDMRAEGTYTILMITHDADEILASDRVLALHGGSIAADVPPAELFRSESLLAQCHLLEPYPWRLARELQSRGITVDVPASEKELIDKLWPYNYSK, from the coding sequence ATGAATGATTTGAACCAAGAGAATAAGGCAGGCGGGGAGTCCGCTGTTATAGCTCTCAAAGAGGTCTCCTTCGGGTATGATCCGGAGCATCCGATTCTCCATAATATTACCTTGTCCATTCCGCAGGGCCAGTGGGTAAGCATCGTCGGCCCGAACGGATGCGGGAAATCTACACTGGTTAAGCTGCTGAATGCCCTGCTGCCTAAGAGTGCCGGGGAGATTTATGTCTGCGGGCACAGACTGCAGGAGGAGACGACCCGGGACATCCGGCAATGTGTCGGGATGGTGTTCCAGAATCCTGATAATCAGTTCATCGGGCAGACGGTAGAGGAGGATATTCTGTTCGGCCTGGAAGGGCTTTGTTTGTCCTATGAGGAAATGAAGCAGCGGCTGGAGTTCTATACCGGGAAGCTGGGGATTAACCATCTGCTGTCCAAGCATCCCGGAGAGCTTTCGGGCGGACAGAAGCAGCGTGTCGCCATTGCTTCGATTCTCGCCATGAAGCCAGGCATCGTCATCTTCGACGAGGCCTCTTCTATGTTAGACGAAGGCAGCAGGAATGAGCTGATGGCTATTCTGCAGGATATGCGCGCAGAAGGGACCTACACCATTCTGATGATTACCCATGATGCGGATGAGATTCTGGCCTCCGACCGTGTGCTTGCCCTGCATGGCGGCAGTATTGCTGCTGATGTGCCGCCTGCGGAGCTGTTCCGCAGCGAAAGCCTCCTTGCGCAATGCCATCTGCTGGAACCGTACCCGTGGCGTCTTGCCCGGGAACTGCAGAGCCGGGGAATTACGGTGGATGTACCCGCCAGCGAAAAGGAGCTTATAGACAAGCTATGGCCATACAATTACAGCAAGTAA
- a CDS encoding energy-coupling factor transporter transmembrane component T, giving the protein MNERLLLGRSIDTGSWVHKLDARSKITGMLLYVAIILISNSWMEMGLLAVFSIAVMATTRIPLKYFIKAAKPLRYLMLFIFIVQTLSVKEGEVLWSLGAFALHEDGLRLGAFSVIRMLFLLTFTALLTFTTTPAKLNQGLEGVLAPFKKLGLSPDRLTLMISIALRFIPTILDEAQIILKAQASRGADLKELPLKEKAKMLVSLLVPVIASAFRRAQDLVYSMEARGFRMDAPRSRYHRLRWGAADTLFVAMFIVVLVLTALL; this is encoded by the coding sequence ATGAATGAGCGGCTGCTGCTGGGACGCAGCATTGATACAGGCTCCTGGGTTCACAAGCTGGACGCCAGATCCAAAATAACCGGGATGCTCCTCTACGTAGCGATCATTCTGATCTCGAATTCCTGGATGGAGATGGGGCTGCTGGCGGTATTTTCGATTGCCGTCATGGCCACCACCCGCATTCCGCTTAAATACTTTATTAAGGCTGCGAAGCCGCTGCGGTATTTGATGCTATTCATTTTCATTGTCCAGACATTGTCGGTGAAGGAAGGGGAGGTCCTCTGGTCACTGGGGGCGTTCGCACTCCATGAGGACGGACTGCGGCTGGGGGCATTCTCCGTCATCCGCATGCTGTTCCTGCTGACCTTCACGGCACTGCTGACCTTCACAACAACTCCCGCCAAGCTGAACCAGGGTCTTGAAGGGGTGCTCGCACCATTCAAGAAGCTGGGGCTGTCGCCGGACCGGCTTACACTGATGATCAGCATTGCGCTGCGTTTCATTCCGACGATTCTCGATGAAGCACAGATTATCCTCAAGGCCCAGGCTTCACGGGGGGCGGATCTGAAGGAGCTGCCGCTGAAGGAGAAGGCGAAGATGCTGGTATCCCTGCTGGTTCCGGTAATCGCCAGTGCCTTCCGGCGTGCCCAGGACCTGGTCTATTCCATGGAAGCCCGGGGCTTCCGCATGGATGCGCCGCGCAGCCGGTACCACCGCCTGAGGTGGGGCGCAGCTGATACGCTGTTTGTTGCTATGTTTATCGTCGTCTTAGTCTTGACAGCATTATTGTAG
- a CDS encoding energy-coupling factor transporter ATPase, giving the protein MAIQLQQVSYTYAERSMWRVAALHGIDLKIAQGSLTGIAGATGSGKSTLLQLFNGILKPTEGTVQVLDVTIKAGEKSPKLLPLRRRVGLVFQFPEQQMFEDTVEKDLCFGPMNFGMSLEEAKERARKAMTDMGLDLALLERNPFRLSGGQMRKAAIASVLAMDPDIVVLDEPTATLDPVSRAELIALLERLCREQGRTIIIVTHRMDELLPYADSWALLKGGELAFQGSGQELAADPAILERCGLTVPQSLRYWQAAAERFGLAGEKPVLSAEGLAERISSLLAERGEARGAQETGDNHE; this is encoded by the coding sequence ATGGCCATACAATTACAGCAAGTAAGCTACACCTACGCTGAGCGCAGCATGTGGCGGGTGGCGGCGCTGCACGGGATTGATCTGAAGATTGCCCAGGGTTCGCTGACCGGGATTGCCGGGGCTACCGGCTCTGGAAAGTCGACGCTGCTGCAGCTGTTCAACGGGATTCTGAAGCCGACAGAAGGCACGGTCCAGGTGCTGGATGTGACGATTAAGGCAGGAGAGAAATCACCGAAGCTGCTTCCGCTGCGCCGCCGGGTCGGATTAGTGTTCCAGTTCCCGGAGCAGCAGATGTTCGAGGATACGGTCGAGAAGGATCTTTGCTTCGGGCCGATGAACTTCGGCATGAGCCTGGAAGAAGCCAAGGAGCGGGCGCGTAAAGCGATGACCGATATGGGGCTTGATCTTGCCCTGCTGGAACGCAATCCGTTCCGGCTTAGCGGAGGCCAGATGCGTAAGGCAGCTATCGCCTCCGTACTGGCGATGGACCCGGATATTGTCGTGCTCGACGAGCCGACGGCTACCCTGGACCCCGTAAGCCGCGCGGAGCTGATCGCGCTGCTGGAGCGGCTGTGCCGCGAGCAGGGCCGGACGATCATCATCGTGACGCACCGGATGGATGAGCTGCTGCCGTATGCCGACAGCTGGGCCCTGCTGAAGGGCGGCGAGCTCGCCTTCCAGGGCAGCGGCCAGGAGCTGGCCGCTGATCCGGCGATTCTGGAGCGCTGCGGACTGACGGTTCCGCAGTCGCTAAGGTACTGGCAGGCCGCCGCTGAGCGCTTCGGCCTGGCCGGTGAGAAGCCGGTCCTTAGCGCGGAGGGCCTTGCTGAGCGGATATCCTCCCTGCTGGCTGAACGCGGCGAAGCCCGCGGAGCGCAGGAAACGGGGGATAACCATGAATGA
- a CDS encoding Gx transporter family protein, which produces MAMSSSESATALKRTVIIAIFAAVAVVLSIVEAQIPLAGMGLMPGAKLGFANIMILTCIYFLRARDVFVLVILKTLLTAFLLGTLSSLLFSLFGSLFSFVVMFALVKLGGTRFSVIGISIAGGLAHNTGQLLAASFVFHSSSIFYYLPVLLITGIVTGIAVGFAVRYVVASLSKISLFEEFLNGPGH; this is translated from the coding sequence ATGGCTATGTCCAGTAGTGAATCCGCAACAGCACTCAAACGGACGGTAATCATTGCGATTTTTGCAGCCGTTGCGGTGGTGCTCAGTATTGTTGAGGCTCAGATCCCGCTTGCCGGGATGGGGCTGATGCCCGGGGCGAAGCTTGGCTTTGCCAACATTATGATTTTGACCTGTATTTACTTTCTGCGCGCGAGGGATGTATTCGTACTCGTGATTCTGAAGACGCTGCTGACGGCCTTTCTGCTTGGGACACTGTCCAGTCTGCTCTTCAGCCTGTTCGGCTCGCTGTTCAGCTTTGTTGTCATGTTCGCCCTTGTGAAGCTTGGCGGCACCAGATTCAGCGTCATCGGCATCAGTATTGCAGGCGGGCTTGCCCATAATACCGGCCAGCTGCTTGCGGCTTCGTTTGTATTCCATTCGTCGAGTATTTTCTACTACCTGCCTGTTCTGCTGATCACCGGGATTGTTACAGGGATTGCTGTGGGCTTTGCCGTCCGGTATGTGGTAGCGTCGCTATCCAAGATATCCTTGTTTGAAGAGTTCCTGAACGGACCGGGTCACTAG